In Coffea eugenioides isolate CCC68of unplaced genomic scaffold, Ceug_1.0 ScVebR1_2833;HRSCAF=3935, whole genome shotgun sequence, one genomic interval encodes:
- the LOC113757195 gene encoding uncharacterized protein LOC113757195: MVPPPTYPYGMPAWYNPQAVCAYHSGAPGHSTVDCKALKHRIQDMIEAREIVIRKKEAQGTNINRNPLPEHANTIGVILDDAEYEEQVQKLAREAEVFGVTDQPFIMEVPFEEDKRPFILDLTLAESKALEPVVIEFPEQEPVLSLQRVPWNYDEPVIQIGEKSIAKEEVSVVTRSGRIASPFGATVPIQVNNPELPAKPTVTEKEALDFLKRLQRSEYIVVEKLSKSPAQISMLDLLFSSDMHRDALLEMLTKAQIPKDISVANFSHVVGSVLFTKQITFSDDELPAKGIGHNKALYIAVSCNGKILPKVLIDNGSALNICPWSTLEKLGLQDIKLRPSGTIVRGFDGARREPIGEVDLVIEMGPAQFQIACQVMHFPSVYNVLVGRPWIHKSGAVPSSLHQLLKFIVNDKLITIFAEEDCLVIADSGSKEDGSRSAIVTPHSTADIVSVSWITKEERALSKASVMMAKEMIRGGYEFDKGLGRDLQGILKPVKIVEKKDSFGLGFRPTARDIKEMKECKRAEKEGRPRALDIPPLHYTFPRPTEVITSEINPVDGIETSLAQLFVGATFEDSFPAEAEFPDVPEGSISNWTAEFLPIRKEFR; this comes from the coding sequence atggtaccccctcctacctatCCATATGGCATGCCCGCTTGGTATAACCCAcaagctgtctgtgcttatcattcaggggcaCCCGGACATTCGACTGTTGATTGCAAGGCTCTTAAGCATAgaattcaagatatgattgaagcCAGAGAGATTGTAATTAGGAAAAAGGAGGCACAAGGGACGAATATAAATAGGAACCCCTTGCCTGAACACGCTAATACCATTGGGGTCATTCTGGACGACGCAGAGTATGAGGAGCAAGTCCAGAAATTGGCAAGGGAAGCTGAGgtgtttggggtcacagaccaaccATTTATAATGGAGGTGCCATTTGAGGAGGATAAAAGaccttttattttggatctcaCTCTAGCTGAGAGCAAGGCTTTGGAGCCAGTGGTCATCGAATTCCCAGAGCAGGAGCCTGTTTTGAGTTTGCAGCGAGTGCCGTGGAACTACGATGAACCTGTCATACAAATTGGAGAAAAGTCAATTGCCAAAGAAGAGGTGTCAGTGGTCACCAGATCTGGGAGGATTGCAAGTCCGTTTGGAGCTACCGTTCCGATTCAAGTAAATAACCCCGAGCTGCCTGCTAAACCAACAGTTACTGAGAAGGAAgccttggattttcttaaaaggctccaAAGAAGTGAATATATTGTAGTCGAGAAGCTAAGCAAGTCGCCCGCCCAAATATCCATGTTGGATCTGCTCTTTTCTTCGGATATGCATAGGGATGCGTTGCTCGAAATGCTGAccaaagctcaaatccctaaggACATTTCGGTTGCTAATTTCTCACATGTGGTTGGGAGTGtgttatttacaaaacaaattacTTTCTCTGATGATGAATTACCGGCAaaaggcattggacataacaaggctCTGTACATAGCTGTGAGTTGCAACGGGAAAATTTTGCCAAAGGTGTTGATTGACAATGGATCTGCGCTTAATATCTGCCCTTGGAGTACCTTGGAAAAGCTAGGGTTGCAAGATATCAAGCTGAGGCCCTCAGGGACCATAGTtagaggttttgatggagcacgAAGGGAACCTATAGGAGAAGTGGATTTAGTCATCGAGATGGGGCCCGCACAGTTTCAGATAGCTTGCCAAGTCATGCATTTTCCTAGTGTTTATAATGTTTTGGTTGGAAGGCCGTGGATTCATAAGTCCGGAGCTGTGCCTTCTTCATTGCATCAATTGTTGAAATTCATAGTAAATGACAAATTGATAACTATCTTTGCCGAGGAGGATTGCCTCGTGATTGCTGATTCTGGGTCCAAAGAAGATGGTAGCCGAAGCGCCATAGTAACCCCTCATAGCACAGCTGATATCGTCTCCGTAAGTTGGATAACAAAAGAGGAACGAGCTTTGTCAaaggccagtgtcatgatggctaaggaaatgatcCGCGGAGGATATGAGTTTGATAAAGGGCTGGGACGTGATCTGCAAGGAATTCTGAAGCCAGTGAAAATTGTGGAGAAAAAGGATTCATtcggtttgggtttccgaccaacCGCTAGAGACatcaaagaaatgaaggaatGCAAGAGAGCAGAGAAAGAAGGCAGGCCAAGGGCCCTTGATATTCCACCACTGCATTATACTTTTCCACGACCGACCGAGGTGATCACATCAGAGATTAACCCAGTTGACGGAATCGAAActagtttggcccaattgttcgttggggcgACATTTGAAGACAGTTTCCCAGCTGAGGCCGAGTTTCCCGACGTCCCTGAAGGATCCATttccaattggacagccgagttTCTGCCCAttcggaaggagtttcggtaa